From the Flavimarina sp. Hel_I_48 genome, one window contains:
- the fahA gene encoding fumarylacetoacetase has protein sequence MPSKTNDPKRKTWLDIPKNTDFPIQNIPFGVFLTRDDIITIGTRIGDFAIDLGALHQLGYFEGIPLTDDIFLQDTLNDFIADGRKTWRLVRNRISTIFEEGNANLRDNQEHRDRVIFHLDEIEMQLPVQIGDYTDFYSSKEHATNVGKIFRDKDSALMPNWMHMPVAYHGRSSSIIPSGIPVHRPQGQKLPNGATKPILGPSRLVDFELEMAFITTDANELGQPIPVDEAADYIFGLVLFNDWSARDIQKWEYAPLGPFLGKNFASAMSCWIVTLDALEPFKTESPKPEKELLPYLQSSGKRNYDIKLEVSIQPEGKAETLVTRSNFKHMYWNMNQQLAHHTINGCPVNSGDMMGSGTISGPTPDSYGSMMELSWKGSKPVKLDEGGDRKFIEDNDTVIMRGYSEKNGVRIGFGDVSTKLLPIFKKK, from the coding sequence ATGCCCTCCAAGACGAACGATCCAAAACGTAAAACCTGGCTGGATATCCCAAAAAACACTGATTTTCCCATTCAAAATATTCCTTTTGGCGTGTTTTTGACACGGGATGATATTATCACCATAGGTACACGTATAGGTGACTTCGCCATAGACCTTGGCGCCTTGCACCAGTTAGGCTATTTTGAAGGAATTCCCCTTACAGATGATATTTTTCTGCAGGACACGCTAAACGACTTCATTGCAGATGGCCGTAAGACCTGGCGTCTTGTGCGTAACCGTATTTCAACAATTTTTGAAGAGGGCAACGCTAATTTAAGGGACAATCAGGAACATCGTGACCGGGTGATCTTTCACCTGGATGAAATTGAAATGCAACTCCCTGTTCAAATAGGCGATTATACTGATTTTTATTCTTCTAAAGAGCACGCAACAAACGTAGGTAAAATATTTAGGGACAAGGATAGCGCATTGATGCCCAACTGGATGCATATGCCGGTAGCATATCATGGCAGGAGCAGTTCCATAATTCCTTCTGGGATTCCCGTTCATCGCCCACAGGGACAAAAACTTCCCAATGGCGCCACTAAACCTATTCTGGGTCCGTCGCGTCTGGTAGATTTTGAATTGGAAATGGCTTTTATTACCACAGATGCAAATGAACTTGGCCAACCAATACCTGTAGATGAGGCAGCTGATTATATTTTTGGCCTGGTACTTTTCAATGACTGGAGTGCACGGGATATTCAGAAATGGGAATATGCGCCTCTTGGTCCATTCCTGGGAAAAAACTTTGCTTCGGCAATGTCGTGCTGGATTGTTACCCTTGACGCTTTAGAACCCTTTAAAACCGAAAGTCCGAAGCCTGAAAAAGAACTCCTCCCTTATTTACAATCTTCGGGTAAGAGAAATTACGATATCAAACTTGAGGTCTCCATACAGCCAGAAGGCAAGGCGGAAACTCTGGTTACACGTTCTAACTTTAAGCACATGTACTGGAATATGAACCAGCAACTGGCCCATCATACCATTAATGGCTGTCCCGTAAATTCTGGGGATATGATGGGGAGCGGAACAATTTCTGGTCCCACACCAGATTCCTATGGTTCTATGATGGAATTAAGCTGGAAAGGTTCAAAACCCGTAAAACTGGACGAAGGCGGAGACCGAAAATTCATCGAAGACAATGATACGGTAATCATG